A portion of the Kineosporia corallincola genome contains these proteins:
- a CDS encoding short-chain dehydrogenase/reductase, with protein sequence MRIPQPIGGKVVVITGAARGIGAALAQRLAARGARVALLGLEPGELAAVAARCGRNAAWFECDVTDPQALDAAVAGVQARFSGVDVLVANAGIAMGGPLRLADADSYDRVIEVNLMGSVRTVRAFLPLLIRNQGYYLQVASLAALAPTPMITAYGASKAGVEAFALGVRTELDGYGVAAGVAYLSFTDTDMGRAAGRSGSGLRLHDLDSAVDRLIGGIERRSPYVYGQPFIRLLRPARGLLPGLVHRLGRGPAVRFESAMAQAGPQASAAVGPGGRADTRARTAPAPEATR encoded by the coding sequence ATGCGCATCCCGCAGCCGATCGGCGGCAAGGTCGTGGTCATCACCGGGGCGGCGAGAGGCATCGGTGCGGCGCTGGCCCAGCGGCTCGCCGCCCGGGGAGCCCGCGTGGCCCTGCTCGGCCTGGAACCAGGCGAACTCGCCGCCGTCGCTGCCCGGTGCGGCCGCAACGCCGCCTGGTTCGAGTGCGACGTGACCGACCCCCAGGCCCTGGACGCCGCGGTCGCCGGGGTGCAGGCGCGTTTCAGCGGGGTGGACGTGCTGGTGGCCAACGCCGGGATCGCGATGGGCGGCCCGCTACGCCTGGCCGACGCGGACTCCTACGACCGGGTGATCGAGGTGAACCTGATGGGCAGCGTCCGCACGGTGCGGGCGTTCCTGCCGCTGCTGATCCGCAACCAGGGCTACTACCTCCAGGTGGCGTCACTGGCCGCGCTCGCCCCGACGCCGATGATCACGGCCTACGGTGCGAGCAAGGCCGGGGTGGAGGCCTTCGCGCTGGGGGTGCGCACCGAGCTGGACGGCTACGGCGTGGCCGCCGGGGTGGCCTACCTGTCGTTCACCGACACCGACATGGGCCGGGCCGCCGGGCGTTCCGGCAGCGGGCTACGGCTGCACGACCTGGACTCCGCGGTCGACCGGCTGATCGGGGGCATCGAGCGACGCTCGCCGTACGTGTACGGGCAGCCGTTCATCCGGCTGCTGCGGCCCGCGCGTGGGCTGCTGCCCGGCCTGGTGCACCGGCTCGGCCGGGGACCGGCGGTCCGGTTCGAGTCGGCGATGGCGCAGGCCGGGCCGCAGGCGTCGGCGGCCGTCGGGCCCGGCGGCCGGGCGGACACCCGGGCCCGCACCGCACCGGCCCCGGAGGCCACCCGCTGA
- a CDS encoding bifunctional FO biosynthesis protein CofGH: MTQPTPSAGPAPTDSALRRALRRAEDGVTLDQAEAEVLLQARGEHLERLLRAAGAIRDAGLVNAGRPGIVTYSRKVFVPVTHMCNDRCHYCTFVKTPQQLEREGKSLYMTPDDVLRVARQGAALGCKEVLFTLGDRPEDRWPEAREWLAEAGYESTLGYVRSLAVQVLEATGMLPHLNPGVMSWEDLGRVKPVSPSVGMMLETTSRHLYETKGQAHYGSPDKDPEVRLRVIEDAGRLNVPFTTGLLIGIGESFADRAESLFALRRLAREYGHIQETIIQNFRAKPRTAMRAAPDANDDEYLAAVAVARIVMGPRMRIQVPPNLSEPEQLGRLLAAGADDWGGVSPLTPDHVNPERPWPHLDDLAKYSAAAGFELTERLTVHPEYAATGEPWLDPRVHGHVRALMREDGLADPNALPTGMPWQEPDPEWGSSGRIDLNVTIDTAGRTSDRRGDFDDVYGDWQALREKAVQTGAPERIDGDVSKALSVAESDPQALTEDQAVLLAYAEGDTLKQLARIADDLRREAVGDDVTYIVNRNINFTNVCYTGCRFCAFAQRRQDDDAFTLSLDEIRSRVREAWAVGATEVCMQGGIDPRLPANAYFDIARAVKEAVPQMHMHAYSPMEVINGSTRTGLPIREWLTQVKEAGVDSLPGTAAEILDDDVRWLLTKGKLPTASWIEVITTAHQVGLPTSSTMMYGHVDNPSHWARHLRLLAQLQDRSIEYGNARFTEFVALPFVHQNAPIYLAGVARPGPTMRDNLVVHALARILLYGRIDNIQTSWVKLGVEGTRAMLQAGANDVGGTLMEETISRMAGSQYGSLKTVEELEAISEHLDRPARQRTTGYGVVELLG, translated from the coding sequence GTGACCCAGCCGACGCCGTCCGCCGGACCCGCGCCCACCGACTCCGCCCTGCGCCGGGCGCTGCGCCGGGCCGAGGACGGCGTGACACTCGACCAGGCCGAGGCCGAGGTGCTGTTGCAGGCCCGTGGCGAGCACCTGGAACGACTGCTGAGGGCGGCCGGTGCGATCCGCGACGCGGGCCTGGTCAACGCCGGCCGGCCGGGCATCGTCACCTATAGCCGCAAGGTGTTCGTGCCGGTCACGCACATGTGTAACGACCGCTGCCACTACTGCACCTTCGTCAAGACCCCGCAGCAGCTGGAACGCGAGGGCAAGTCGCTGTACATGACCCCCGACGACGTGCTCCGGGTGGCGCGTCAGGGTGCGGCGCTGGGCTGCAAGGAGGTGCTGTTCACCCTCGGCGACCGCCCGGAGGACCGCTGGCCGGAGGCCCGGGAGTGGCTCGCCGAGGCCGGTTACGAGTCCACGCTCGGCTACGTGCGCTCGCTGGCGGTGCAGGTGCTCGAGGCCACCGGCATGCTGCCGCACCTCAATCCCGGCGTGATGAGCTGGGAAGACCTGGGCCGGGTCAAGCCGGTCTCGCCGTCGGTCGGGATGATGCTGGAGACCACCTCCCGGCACCTGTACGAGACCAAGGGCCAGGCGCACTACGGCAGCCCGGACAAGGACCCGGAGGTCCGGTTGCGGGTGATCGAGGACGCCGGCCGGCTGAACGTGCCCTTCACCACCGGGCTCCTGATCGGGATCGGCGAGTCGTTCGCCGACCGCGCCGAGTCGCTGTTCGCGCTGCGCCGGCTGGCCCGGGAGTACGGGCACATCCAGGAGACCATCATCCAGAACTTCCGGGCGAAGCCCCGCACGGCCATGCGGGCCGCCCCGGACGCGAACGACGACGAGTACCTGGCCGCGGTCGCGGTCGCCCGGATCGTGATGGGCCCGCGCATGCGCATCCAGGTGCCGCCCAACCTGTCCGAGCCGGAGCAGCTCGGCCGGCTGCTGGCCGCGGGCGCCGACGACTGGGGCGGCGTGTCGCCGCTCACCCCCGACCACGTCAACCCCGAGCGTCCCTGGCCGCACCTCGACGACCTGGCGAAGTACAGCGCCGCGGCGGGTTTCGAGCTGACCGAGCGGCTGACCGTGCACCCCGAGTACGCCGCGACCGGCGAGCCCTGGCTCGACCCGCGGGTGCACGGCCACGTGCGGGCCCTGATGCGCGAGGACGGCCTGGCCGACCCGAACGCGCTGCCCACCGGAATGCCCTGGCAGGAGCCGGATCCGGAGTGGGGCAGCAGCGGCCGCATCGACCTGAACGTGACGATCGACACCGCGGGCCGCACCAGCGACCGGCGCGGCGACTTCGACGACGTCTACGGCGACTGGCAGGCGCTGCGCGAAAAGGCCGTGCAGACAGGCGCTCCCGAGCGGATCGACGGTGACGTCAGCAAGGCACTGAGCGTGGCCGAGTCGGATCCGCAGGCCCTCACCGAGGATCAGGCCGTGCTGCTGGCCTACGCCGAGGGCGACACGCTCAAGCAGCTCGCCCGGATCGCCGACGACCTGCGCCGCGAGGCGGTCGGCGACGACGTCACCTACATCGTCAACCGCAACATCAACTTCACCAACGTCTGCTACACCGGTTGCCGCTTCTGTGCTTTCGCCCAGCGACGACAGGACGACGACGCCTTCACCCTCTCGCTCGACGAGATCAGGTCGCGGGTGCGTGAGGCCTGGGCGGTCGGCGCGACCGAGGTGTGCATGCAGGGCGGTATCGATCCCCGGCTGCCCGCGAACGCCTACTTCGACATCGCCCGGGCGGTGAAGGAGGCCGTGCCGCAGATGCACATGCACGCCTACAGCCCGATGGAGGTGATCAACGGGTCCACCCGCACCGGCCTGCCGATCCGGGAGTGGCTCACTCAAGTGAAAGAGGCCGGGGTGGACTCGCTTCCGGGCACCGCGGCGGAGATTCTCGACGACGACGTGCGCTGGCTGCTGACCAAGGGCAAGCTGCCCACCGCCAGCTGGATCGAGGTGATCACCACCGCGCACCAGGTCGGCCTGCCCACCTCGTCCACCATGATGTACGGCCACGTGGACAACCCCTCGCACTGGGCTCGCCACCTGCGGCTGCTGGCGCAACTCCAGGACCGCAGCATCGAGTACGGCAACGCCCGGTTCACCGAGTTCGTGGCGCTGCCGTTCGTGCACCAGAACGCGCCGATCTACCTGGCCGGCGTGGCTCGCCCGGGCCCGACCATGCGCGACAACCTGGTGGTGCACGCGCTGGCGAGAATCCTGCTGTACGGCCGGATCGACAACATCCAGACCTCCTGGGTGAAGCTCGGCGTGGAGGGCACCCGGGCCATGCTCCAGGCCGGGGCGAACGACGTCGGCGGCACGCTGATGGAGGAGACCATCTCGAGAATGGCCGGATCGCAGTACGGTTCGCTGAAGACTGTGGAGGAGCTGGAGGCGATCTCGGAGCACCTCGACCGGCCGGCCCGGCAGCGCACCACGGGGTACGGGGTGGTCGAGCTTCTCGGTTAG
- a CDS encoding uracil-DNA glycosylase, whose protein sequence is MSASVTRRPLAEQIDPGWAAALAPVEDKIAEMGDFLRKEIADGRTYLPAGQNVLRAFKQPLEDVRVLIVGQDPYPTPGHAVGLSFSVGPDVRPLPRSLINIFKELHDDLGIEPSKSGDLTPWAERGVLLLNRVLTVAPGAPASHRGKGWEEVTAQAIHALVERDEPLVAILWGRDARNLAPALPDIPLIESAHPSPLSAHNGFFGSKPFSRANNELEDLGADPIDWSL, encoded by the coding sequence ATGTCGGCCAGCGTGACGCGCCGACCGCTCGCCGAGCAGATCGACCCGGGCTGGGCCGCCGCCCTTGCCCCGGTCGAGGACAAGATCGCCGAGATGGGCGACTTCCTCCGCAAGGAGATCGCCGACGGCAGGACCTACCTGCCGGCCGGCCAGAACGTGCTGCGGGCCTTCAAGCAGCCGCTCGAAGACGTGCGCGTGCTGATCGTGGGCCAGGACCCGTACCCCACGCCCGGTCACGCGGTGGGCCTGTCGTTCTCGGTCGGGCCCGACGTCCGGCCGCTGCCGCGCAGCCTGATCAACATCTTCAAGGAGCTGCACGACGACCTCGGTATCGAGCCGTCGAAGTCCGGTGACCTGACCCCGTGGGCCGAGCGGGGCGTCCTGCTGCTCAACCGGGTGCTCACGGTGGCGCCCGGCGCCCCCGCCTCACACCGCGGCAAGGGCTGGGAAGAGGTCACGGCGCAGGCGATCCATGCCCTGGTCGAGCGGGACGAGCCGCTGGTGGCGATCCTCTGGGGGCGCGACGCACGCAACCTCGCCCCGGCGCTGCCCGACATCCCGCTGATCGAGAGCGCCCACCCGAGCCCGCTCTCGGCGCACAACGGCTTCTTCGGCTCCAAGCCGTTCAGCCGGGCCAACAACGAGCTGGAAGATCTCGGCGCCGACCCGATCGACTGGTCGCTGTAA
- a CDS encoding pyridoxal phosphate-dependent decarboxylase family protein, translated as MHRYDAGTEVLAEAVMSYSRQRMSHQDVPLDGPLSAAELHELVGQTITREGMGGEKALRLFGDVLAQSCITTDHPRYLSFIPCAPTKAATLFDLVVSASSLYAGTWMEGSGAVYAENQALAWLAGLAGLPEGAGGVFVPGGTFGNLSALVAARYQARQRRAGDQPSRWAVAGTANAHSSIVSACDVMDIDFIGVPVGEDGRLTGEALRRTLEQAGHDGVFAVVATAGTTNLGIVDDLETVGEACAELGLWFHVDGAYGLAGLAAPSVRHRFSGVERADSFVVDPHKWLFAPFDCCALVYRNPAIARAAHTQRAGYLDVVTENDEINPSDYAVGLTRRARGLPFWFSLATHGTQAYTDAVERTLTVTRYATERIRSHPLLDLLHEPELSVVCFRRRGWTPQDYRAWSERLLAEDKGFVVSTTHAGETVTRLAIVNPETGEADIDVILDSLG; from the coding sequence GTGCATCGCTACGACGCCGGGACCGAGGTTCTCGCCGAAGCCGTGATGAGTTACTCACGGCAGCGGATGAGCCACCAGGACGTCCCGCTGGACGGTCCGCTCAGCGCGGCCGAACTTCACGAACTGGTCGGCCAGACCATCACCCGTGAGGGCATGGGCGGTGAGAAGGCGCTACGGCTGTTCGGCGACGTGCTGGCCCAGTCCTGCATCACCACCGACCATCCCCGTTACCTCTCCTTCATCCCCTGCGCCCCGACCAAGGCCGCCACCCTGTTCGACCTGGTGGTGAGCGCATCCAGCCTGTACGCGGGGACCTGGATGGAGGGTTCCGGCGCGGTCTACGCCGAGAACCAGGCCCTGGCCTGGCTGGCCGGTCTGGCCGGGCTGCCCGAGGGGGCCGGCGGGGTGTTCGTGCCCGGCGGCACCTTCGGCAACCTGTCCGCGTTGGTGGCCGCGCGCTACCAGGCACGGCAGCGGCGGGCGGGCGACCAGCCGTCACGCTGGGCGGTCGCCGGCACGGCCAACGCCCACTCGTCCATCGTCAGCGCATGTGACGTGATGGACATCGACTTCATCGGCGTGCCGGTCGGCGAGGACGGCCGGCTCACCGGCGAGGCGCTGCGCCGAACCCTCGAACAGGCCGGTCACGACGGGGTGTTCGCGGTGGTGGCCACCGCGGGCACCACCAACCTGGGCATCGTCGACGACCTGGAGACGGTCGGCGAGGCCTGCGCCGAGCTCGGCCTGTGGTTCCACGTCGACGGCGCCTACGGCCTGGCCGGGCTGGCGGCACCGAGCGTGCGGCACCGGTTCAGCGGCGTGGAACGCGCGGACTCGTTCGTCGTCGATCCGCACAAGTGGCTCTTCGCGCCGTTCGACTGCTGCGCGCTGGTGTACCGCAACCCGGCGATCGCCCGGGCCGCGCACACCCAGCGGGCCGGCTACCTCGACGTGGTCACCGAGAACGACGAGATCAACCCGTCCGACTACGCGGTCGGCCTGACCCGCCGGGCCCGCGGACTGCCCTTCTGGTTCTCGCTCGCCACCCACGGCACGCAGGCCTACACCGATGCGGTGGAGCGCACCCTGACCGTGACCCGTTACGCCACCGAGCGCATCCGCAGCCACCCGCTGCTCGACCTGCTGCACGAGCCGGAGCTGTCGGTGGTCTGCTTCCGCCGCCGCGGCTGGACGCCCCAGGACTACCGGGCCTGGTCGGAGCGGTTGCTGGCCGAGGACAAGGGGTTCGTGGTGTCGACCACGCACGCCGGTGAGACGGTGACCCGGCTGGCGATCGTCAACCCGGAGACCGGCGAGGCGGATATCGACGTGATCCTGGACAGCCTCGGGTGA
- a CDS encoding DUF3263 domain-containing protein: MESEPETPVASAANSALTSREVEILAFERQWFRFAGAKEQAIRELFDMTSTRYYQVLNTLIDRPEALAADPMLVKRLRRMRQTRRRSGSARSLDAHG, from the coding sequence ATGGAATCCGAACCCGAGACGCCCGTGGCGAGCGCGGCGAACAGTGCGCTGACCTCGCGCGAGGTCGAGATTCTGGCGTTCGAGCGGCAGTGGTTCCGGTTCGCCGGGGCCAAGGAACAGGCCATCCGTGAGCTGTTCGACATGACGTCGACCCGCTACTACCAGGTTCTGAATACGCTGATCGACCGACCCGAGGCCCTTGCGGCCGACCCTATGCTGGTGAAACGCCTGCGACGGATGCGGCAGACGCGACGCCGGAGCGGTTCCGCACGGTCACTGGACGCTCACGGTTGA
- a CDS encoding LytR C-terminal domain-containing protein — MTATRPPGYDDRSAAPVEASRRGAHRARPKAIAAILPVIAGVAVVLLVIGATYTVLGNKSDTQTNTTAQKALEDEAGSGEATASASAGADDSDDSGADADSGDAAATPATEDTTTAADDTDAATGTVDQTIPVVVLNSIDVAGLAAEKAAELENQGWTVERTGNSNNKDLPKTKIYYGSADIKASAQAVRKALGGIGQLSENADVTSDITVVIGFDGQ; from the coding sequence ATGACCGCCACGAGGCCTCCGGGCTACGACGACCGCTCCGCCGCACCGGTGGAGGCGAGCCGCCGCGGTGCACACCGCGCGCGGCCGAAGGCCATTGCCGCGATCCTGCCGGTGATCGCCGGGGTCGCGGTGGTGCTGCTGGTGATCGGCGCCACCTACACGGTGCTCGGCAACAAGTCGGACACGCAGACCAACACCACTGCCCAGAAGGCACTGGAAGACGAGGCCGGCTCCGGTGAGGCCACGGCTTCGGCCTCCGCGGGTGCGGACGACTCCGACGACTCCGGTGCCGACGCGGACTCCGGCGACGCCGCCGCCACCCCGGCCACCGAGGACACCACCACGGCGGCCGACGACACGGACGCCGCCACCGGCACGGTCGACCAGACGATCCCGGTGGTCGTGCTGAACTCGATCGACGTGGCCGGTCTGGCCGCGGAGAAGGCGGCCGAGCTGGAGAACCAGGGGTGGACGGTGGAACGCACCGGCAACTCCAACAACAAGGACCTGCCGAAGACGAAGATCTACTACGGCAGCGCCGACATCAAGGCCTCGGCCCAGGCCGTGCGCAAGGCGCTGGGCGGGATCGGTCAGCTTTCCGAGAACGCCGACGTCACGTCCGACATCACGGTCGTCATCGGCTTCGACGGGCAGTAG
- a CDS encoding cold-shock protein, which produces MAQGTVKWFNAEKGYGFITVDGGGADVFVHWSAIQMDGYRSLDEGQRVEFEVGQGQKGPQAEAVRPAS; this is translated from the coding sequence ATGGCTCAGGGAACCGTCAAGTGGTTCAACGCCGAAAAGGGTTATGGCTTCATCACCGTTGACGGTGGTGGCGCCGACGTCTTCGTGCACTGGTCGGCTATCCAGATGGACGGCTACCGTTCGCTCGACGAGGGTCAGCGGGTGGAGTTCGAGGTCGGTCAGGGCCAGAAGGGCCCGCAGGCCGAGGCCGTGCGCCCCGCTTCCTGA
- a CDS encoding bifunctional 3'-5' exonuclease/DNA polymerase, with protein MGDSSLTSRDASGVERVLIAASGPGFEMQPVDAAGAPTGPVRWTADLAATALDLERHDRPRWVWWRTAEVYPVLLEAGVRVERCHDLAAVENLLRTHAGERFTSPQSVAHEPPRGRSRQTSLFDAPADPAQNDEEPGRPQPPAGLAGLRESHASQARRIAGIRPGQPGFPLLVAAESAACLAAVEMGRAGLPWSTRIHDRVLTDLLGPRPQHHGRPRLLQALAEEVSRLLGGTDQQPMNPDSPADVLRAFRRQGVVLETTRAWELKQVDHPAVTSLLRYKELSRLHVAHGWAWQDQWVRAGRFHAEYVPGGVVTGRWATSGGGALQIPKVMRGCVVADPGWVLVAADAGQLEPRILAALSGDRGMIAATADPDLYTALAQQALGRPEARQEAKIGLLAAMYGARANSPAMGALRRRFPQALDLLERAARTGENGGIVRSVLGRTCPPPESSWQDVPPEKALARSRARGRFTRNFVIQASAADWANALVAGLRRRLAAMPSAGSGRAELVFFQHDEVIVHAPATLAEAVVSAVVESGAEATSLVLGERGVHIPLAAAPIASYAEKN; from the coding sequence GTGGGTGACAGCAGCTTGACCAGCAGGGATGCATCCGGTGTCGAGCGCGTTCTGATCGCCGCCTCGGGGCCGGGTTTCGAGATGCAGCCGGTGGACGCGGCGGGCGCACCGACAGGACCGGTCCGGTGGACGGCCGATCTCGCCGCGACGGCGCTCGACCTGGAACGACACGACCGGCCGCGGTGGGTCTGGTGGCGCACGGCCGAGGTGTACCCGGTGCTGCTGGAGGCCGGGGTGCGGGTCGAGCGGTGCCACGACCTGGCCGCCGTGGAGAACCTGCTCCGCACCCACGCCGGTGAGCGGTTCACGTCGCCGCAGTCGGTCGCCCACGAGCCGCCCCGGGGTCGCTCCCGGCAGACCTCCCTGTTCGACGCGCCCGCCGATCCGGCGCAGAACGACGAGGAGCCCGGCCGGCCGCAGCCCCCGGCCGGCCTGGCCGGGCTGCGCGAGTCACACGCCTCACAGGCCCGGCGGATCGCCGGGATCCGCCCGGGGCAGCCGGGCTTCCCGCTGCTGGTGGCCGCCGAGTCGGCGGCCTGCCTGGCCGCGGTCGAGATGGGCCGGGCCGGTCTGCCCTGGAGCACCCGCATCCACGACCGGGTGCTCACCGACCTGCTCGGCCCCCGGCCCCAGCACCACGGCCGGCCGCGTCTGCTCCAGGCGCTGGCCGAGGAGGTGTCCAGGTTGCTGGGCGGCACCGATCAGCAGCCGATGAACCCGGACTCGCCCGCCGACGTGCTGAGGGCCTTCCGGCGCCAGGGCGTCGTGCTGGAGACCACGCGGGCCTGGGAACTGAAGCAGGTCGATCACCCGGCCGTGACTTCGCTGCTGCGCTACAAGGAACTGTCCCGGCTGCACGTGGCGCACGGCTGGGCCTGGCAGGACCAGTGGGTGCGCGCGGGCCGCTTCCACGCCGAGTACGTGCCCGGCGGAGTGGTCACCGGGCGCTGGGCCACCTCGGGCGGCGGCGCGCTCCAGATCCCCAAGGTGATGCGGGGCTGTGTGGTGGCCGATCCGGGCTGGGTTCTGGTGGCCGCCGACGCCGGTCAGCTGGAGCCACGCATCCTGGCCGCGCTGTCCGGCGACCGGGGCATGATCGCGGCCACCGCCGACCCCGACCTCTACACCGCCCTGGCACAGCAGGCGCTGGGCCGCCCGGAGGCCCGGCAGGAGGCCAAGATCGGGCTGCTCGCCGCGATGTACGGGGCCCGGGCCAACAGCCCCGCCATGGGCGCCCTGCGGCGGCGCTTCCCGCAGGCCCTCGATCTGCTGGAGCGGGCTGCCCGCACCGGCGAGAACGGCGGCATCGTGCGGTCGGTGCTCGGCCGCACCTGCCCTCCGCCCGAGTCCTCCTGGCAGGACGTGCCGCCCGAGAAGGCGCTCGCCCGGTCCCGGGCCCGGGGCCGCTTCACCCGCAACTTCGTCATCCAGGCCTCGGCGGCGGACTGGGCCAATGCATTGGTGGCCGGTCTCCGGCGACGGCTGGCCGCAATGCCGTCGGCCGGGTCCGGCCGCGCGGAATTGGTCTTCTTCCAGCATGACGAGGTGATCGTGCATGCTCCCGCAACACTGGCCGAAGCCGTCGTGAGTGCCGTGGTGGAAAGCGGGGCCGAGGCCACCTCACTGGTACTCGGTGAACGTGGCGTTCACATCCCGCTCGCGGCCGCGCCGATCGCGTCTTATGCCGAGAAGAATTAA
- the groL gene encoding chaperonin GroEL (60 kDa chaperone family; promotes refolding of misfolded polypeptides especially under stressful conditions; forms two stacked rings of heptamers to form a barrel-shaped 14mer; ends can be capped by GroES; misfolded proteins enter the barrel where they are refolded when GroES binds), with amino-acid sequence MAKIIAFDEEARRGLERGMNQLADAVKVTLGPKGRNVVLEKKWGAPTITNDGVSIAKEIELEDPYEKIGAELVKEVAKKTDDVAGDGTTTATVLAQALVREGLRNVAAGANPMSLKKGIEAATAAVSEELLAQAKEVETKEQIAATASISAADPAIGELIAEAMDKVGKEGVITVEESNTFGLELELTEGMRFDKGYISGYFVTDPERMEAVLDDPYILLVEGKISTVKDLLPLLEKVIQSGKPLAIIAEDVDGEALSTLVVNKIKGTFKSIAVKAPGFGDRRKAMLQDIAILTGGQVISETVGLKLETAGLELLGQARKVVITKDETTIVEGSGDAEQIAGRVTQIRNEIENSDSDYDREKLQERLAKLAGGVAVIKAGAATEVELKERKHRIEDAVRNAKAAVEEGIVAGGGVALLQASVKAFEKLSLTGDEATGANIVKVAVEAPLKQIAVNAGLEGGVVAEKVRNLPSGHGLNAATGEYVDLVAKGIIDPAKVTRSALQNAASIAALFLTTEAVIADKPEKAAAPAGGAPDMGGMDF; translated from the coding sequence ATGGCCAAGATCATCGCGTTCGACGAGGAAGCCCGTCGCGGCCTCGAGCGGGGTATGAACCAGCTCGCCGACGCCGTGAAGGTGACCCTCGGGCCGAAGGGCCGCAACGTCGTTCTGGAGAAGAAGTGGGGAGCCCCCACGATCACCAACGACGGTGTGTCCATCGCCAAGGAGATCGAGCTCGAGGACCCCTACGAGAAGATCGGCGCCGAGCTGGTCAAGGAGGTCGCCAAGAAGACGGACGACGTCGCGGGTGACGGCACCACCACCGCCACCGTGCTCGCCCAGGCCCTGGTTCGCGAGGGTCTGCGCAACGTCGCCGCCGGCGCCAACCCGATGTCCCTGAAGAAGGGCATCGAGGCGGCCACCGCGGCTGTCAGCGAGGAGCTCCTCGCGCAGGCCAAGGAGGTCGAGACGAAGGAGCAGATCGCTGCCACCGCGTCCATCTCCGCCGCCGACCCGGCCATCGGCGAGCTCATCGCCGAGGCGATGGACAAGGTCGGCAAGGAAGGCGTCATCACCGTCGAGGAGAGCAACACCTTCGGGCTCGAGCTCGAGCTCACCGAGGGTATGCGCTTCGACAAGGGCTACATCTCCGGTTACTTCGTGACCGACCCGGAGCGGATGGAGGCCGTCCTCGACGACCCGTACATCCTCCTGGTCGAGGGCAAGATCAGCACGGTCAAGGACCTGCTGCCGCTGCTCGAGAAGGTCATCCAGAGCGGCAAGCCGCTCGCGATCATCGCCGAGGACGTGGACGGCGAGGCGCTGTCCACCCTGGTCGTGAACAAGATCAAGGGCACGTTCAAGTCGATCGCCGTCAAGGCGCCCGGCTTCGGCGACCGCCGCAAGGCCATGCTCCAGGACATCGCGATCCTGACCGGTGGCCAGGTCATCTCCGAGACGGTCGGCCTCAAGCTGGAGACCGCCGGTCTGGAGCTGCTGGGCCAGGCCCGCAAGGTCGTCATCACCAAGGACGAGACCACGATCGTCGAGGGCTCCGGCGACGCCGAGCAGATCGCCGGCCGGGTCACCCAGATCCGCAACGAGATCGAGAACAGCGACTCCGACTACGACCGCGAGAAGCTTCAGGAGCGCCTGGCCAAGCTGGCCGGCGGTGTTGCGGTGATCAAGGCCGGGGCTGCCACCGAGGTGGAGCTCAAGGAGCGCAAGCACCGCATCGAAGACGCCGTGCGTAACGCCAAGGCCGCTGTCGAGGAGGGCATCGTCGCCGGTGGTGGCGTCGCGCTGCTCCAGGCTTCGGTCAAGGCCTTCGAGAAGCTGTCGCTGACCGGCGACGAGGCCACGGGCGCCAACATCGTCAAGGTCGCCGTCGAGGCCCCGCTCAAGCAGATCGCGGTCAACGCCGGTCTCGAGGGTGGCGTCGTGGCGGAGAAGGTGCGCAACCTTCCGTCGGGCCACGGCCTGAACGCGGCCACCGGCGAGTACGTCGACCTGGTCGCCAAGGGCATCATCGACCCGGCCAAGGTCACGCGCTCGGCGCTCCAGAACGCCGCCAGCATCGCGGCGCTGTTCCTGACCACCGAGGCGGTCATCGCCGACAAGCCGGAGAAGGCGGCGGCCCCGGCCGGCGGCGCTCCGGACATGGGTGGCATGGACTTCTGA
- a CDS encoding nucleotidyltransferase family protein, with protein MGTAGIVLAAGAGTRMGRPKGLCTDAHGVPWVRLAVEALVGGGCSPVFVVTGAQFEDVAQLVPAPAVPVRAADWAEGMSASLRRGLTAVSGLGDPCDPPDAAVVALVDMPDLTAPVVRRLLEHGTGPDALARAAYRGRPGHPVLLGRAHWPGVLASARGDAGARRYLRGRDDVLLVEAGDLASGLDRDTP; from the coding sequence GTGGGCACCGCCGGGATCGTGCTCGCCGCCGGGGCAGGCACCCGGATGGGCCGGCCCAAGGGGCTGTGCACCGATGCGCACGGGGTGCCCTGGGTGCGGTTGGCCGTCGAGGCTCTGGTGGGCGGTGGGTGCTCGCCCGTGTTCGTGGTCACCGGGGCACAGTTCGAGGACGTCGCTCAGCTCGTTCCCGCTCCGGCGGTGCCGGTGCGTGCCGCCGACTGGGCCGAGGGGATGTCGGCCTCGCTGAGGCGTGGGCTGACCGCCGTGTCGGGTCTCGGCGATCCGTGTGATCCGCCGGATGCGGCGGTGGTCGCGCTGGTGGACATGCCCGACCTGACGGCGCCGGTGGTGCGGCGGTTGCTGGAGCACGGCACCGGGCCCGACGCACTGGCCCGCGCGGCCTACCGGGGCCGGCCTGGTCATCCGGTGCTGCTCGGGCGCGCGCACTGGCCCGGTGTACTGGCGTCCGCGCGGGGTGACGCCGGGGCCCGGCGGTATCTGCGGGGACGGGACGACGTGCTGCTGGTGGAGGCCGGGGACCTGGCCTCCGGCCTCGACCGGGACACCCCCTGA